Within the Candidatus Eisenbacteria bacterium genome, the region GACGAGACGCCCGCCGCGCGAGGCGTATCGCGCGCTCCTACAGGACGTGCGCGAGGGCGCGCGCCTGGCGCTCGCTTCCGGACCGATCCGCGGCGCGATCGGCGCGATGGCCCTCCTCTGGATCGCGGGGGGCGCGCTCCACATCGCGGCGCCCATCCTGATGGAGCGGCGCGGCACGGGCATGGTGCTCGGCGTCGGGAGGCTCGTCGCGCTGGCCGCGGTGGGGATGGTCGCCGGCACGTTGCTCCTCGCGTGGCGCGGCGGCAGCGGCTCGGCCGCCGTGCGTCTCGCGATCTCGCTCCTCGGGACCGGCGCGGCCATTCTCCTCTTCGCCGCGGCTCCATGGCCCCTCGCGCCCGACCTCGCCGCACTCCTCGCCGGCGCGTTCGTGGTCGTCCTCCTCGTCACCACCGAGTCCGTGATCCAGGAATCCGCCGCGGTCGACGCGCGCGCCCGCATCTTCGCGCTCCGCGACTTCCTCGCCCGCCTGGGCGTCCTCCTGAGCGCCGCCCTCTTCGGCTGGCTCGTCGGCGGCAGGCTCTCTCCCGAGGGAGCCGCGACCGCCTCGGGCCTTCTGCTCCTAGCGGGCGGTAGCTGGGCTCTCTTTCGAGCGAGATGGACGCGTCCGTCCGATGGGGGTGACGGCACGATGAGAGGAGGGTGAGCTGAGGAAGAAATCGCCAGACCTGCGGCACGCGGTGTCACGCGAGGAGGCGGGAGGGGCGGCCGGCCGGAGGAACCCTTCTTTTCCTTAAAAGACCTTCTTCCCCTCGGCCAGCATATCGTTCAGCGCATCCCGGAAGTACGGAGTCGAGTTCGCGAAATCGGCGCCGACCCGCTCCTTGTAGGTCTCCCACGACTTCTTGATCTCGTATCCGAGCACCGCGACCAGGTTCCCCTCCTGCATCCCGCGGTCCTTCTTCTCGCGGTTGTAGATCGCGATGTCGGACGCGAGCACGCGCGCGAGGCGGCGCGCCTTCTCGTGGCGGGCGCGCTCGTCGGGCGGGAGCCCGTCGGGGATCGGCGTGCCCAGCGTGAGCGGGACCACGTTTCCCGGAGCCGCGATCACGTCGGCCGGCACGGAGCGGCTTGGGGGAGCCTGAGGAGCGACCGGGGCGGCGGGAGCTGGGGCGGCTGGCGGGGCGGGCGCGGGGGCCGCGGCGGGCGGCTGCGTATAGGACGGCCTTGGCGTCTCCGCGGCCGGAGCGGGAGGCGGAGGCGGAGCCGGCGCCGCGTACGGCGGCGGGGCGGGCTGCGCGTACGACGCCGGCGGAGGAGCCGGCTGCGTGTAGGGCGGCTGCGGCGCCGACACGGGCCGCGCGACCGTCTCGACCTCGAGCCTCGGAATGGAAGGTGCGACGGGCTCCGGCTGAGGGGCCATCTGCGCCGGTCCGGTTTCGAACCGCGCGACCGACATGCCGATGTCCTCGAACGCGGGATCGCGTCCCGTGCTCGGAGGAGGCGCCGCCTGGGTGAACCGTTCCAGGCCGAGGGAATCGGGGCCCAGCGACTCGCCCACGACCGCCATGCCGCCCACGGGCTCGGAGGCGATCGGCGGCTCCGCCTCCCGGGCCGGAGCCTCGGGGTGGATGTCCACCAGGAGCCAATCCGGCGCGTTCGCCGGAGTGCCTGGCGGCGGGACCGGAGCCGCGGACACCGCGGCTGGAGGAGCCGGCGGAGGCGCCGGCCTGGCGCGCGGAGGCTGCGGGGGCGGAATGAGATCCATCGCGGGCGGCGGAATCACCGCGGGAGCGGGGATCAGGATCATCGTGGAGCACTGGCGGCAGCGGACGCGCGCGCCTCCCCGCGGCAGGATCGAATCGTCGATCCGGTACCGCATGTGGCAGGAGGTGCACTCGAAGGTCATGGCCGGCTCCGGGGTGTGGGAGATGACATGGCGCGATCTGTGTATCGGCGGGCCGCCATCCGATCTTTGGCGCTATCTAGCCGCTTCCCAGGACCTGCTCGGCTTCCGGGAAGTGCGTCCGGATCCATCGAACCGTGGCCCCTTCTCCTTCCTTCTCCGCACGGTCGAGGAGCGTGCCGCTCCACTCGCGGGCCGCCTCGATGAGGTCCGTGTCGCGCATCGGGTCGGCGGCATGGAACTCGGGGAACCCGTGTTGCGCCGTTCCCAGGAACTCGCCGGGACCGCGGAGCCTCAGATCTTCCTCGGCGAGCCGGAACCCGTCCGTCACGGTCTGGAAGACGCGAAGCCTCGCGCGGCCATTCTCCCCCACCGCCTCGCCCGGAACCAGGACGCACTGCCCGGGGCGCTCCGCTCTCCCGACACGCCCGCGAAGCTGGTGGAGCTGCGCGAGCCCGAAACGCTCCGGATGCTCGATCACGACGAGCGTGGCGTCGGGAACGTCGAGGCCGACCTCGATCACGGTCGTGGCCACGAGCACGCGCGCTTCGCCCTCCCGGAACCGGCGGAGCGCCGCGCGGCGCTCCTCCACCGGAAGGCGCCCGTGCGCGAGCGCGACGCCCGCGGCGCGAAGCCTCGGATCCGCGTCGATGGCGGCGGCCATGGTCGTCGCCGACCGGAGATCCGCGGTCTCGCTGTCCTCGACCACCGGATACACGACGAAGGCCCTCCCGCCCCGCGCCATCTCTCCGGCCAGGAGATCGAGGAGCGCGCCGCGGGAGCTCGACGGAAGGATCGAGGTCGTGACCGGCGCGCGCCCCGGCGGCTTCTCGTCCAGGATCGAGAGGTCGAGGTCGCCGTAGAGCGTGAGCGCGAGGCTGCGCGGAATCGGTGTCGCGCTGAGGACGAGGAGATGCGCGGCCCGGCCCTCCGACCCTTCTCCCGTGAGCGTGATCCGCTGGCGCACGCCGAACCGGTGCTGCTCGTCCACCACCACGAGCGCGAGGGACCGGAACGCGATCTCTCGCTCGAGGAGCGCGTGCGTTCCGATCGCGACCGGAATCGCGCCCGAGGCGAATCCCGCGAGCGCCCGCTCGCGCGCGGACGGAGCGACGGCGGAGGTGAGGAGCGCGAACGGCACTCCGGAGGACGCGAGCATCCGCTCCGCGGTCATGGCGTGCTGCTCCGCGAGCACGGACGTGGGGGCGAGGATCGCGGCCTGGTGTCCGGCCGCCGCCGCGCGCACGGCCGCCGCGAGCGCGACGAGCGTCTTTCCGGAGCCGACGTCCCCGAGGAGGAGCCGCCGCATGGGGACGTCCTTGTCGAGATCCTCGCCGATCGCGGCGATCGCGCGGCGCTGCGCTCCCGTCAGCTCGAGCGGCAGCGACTCGAGGAACCGGGCCGCGCCCGCCGCGCCGCGGCCGAGCGGCTCGGCCCGGCCGCGGCCGCGGTGCTTCCTCCGGGCGAACTCGAGCGCGACCTGGAGCGCGAGGATCTCCTCGATCGCGAGCCTGCGCCTCGCGGGCTCCACGTCCTCGGGACTCGCCGGGAAGTGTGCGCGCTCGAGCGCCAGTCCGAGAGGCGGAAGGCCGAAACGGGCGCGCCACTCCTCGAGGAGCACCTCGGGCGGCTCCGGCAGCTCGTCCAGCGCGGTCCGGATGCGCGCGCGAAGCCAGCGCTCCTGGATTCCCTCGGTGAGCGCGTAGCGCGGCGCGATCCGCCCCACGTGGAGCCGCGGACCCGTCTCGTCCGCGGGCTCGAACTCCGGATTGTGGAGCTCGAGCCCGCGGAACGCCTGAACGGTTCCCGAGAAGAGGTACCGCCCGCCCACTTCGAGCGCCCGCTCGCGGTACGGCTGGTTGAACCAGACCGCCCGCAGGAGACCGCTGTCGTCGCGGAGCGTCCCCTCGAGATCGCGGCGGCCCTGCATGCGCCGCACGGGCCGGAGCCGCGCCACGGTGGCGAGCACGGAAGCCTCGACGCCCGGCGTGAGCCTGGCGATCGACGTCACCTCGCGCCGGTCGCGATAGCCGATGGGGATGTGGAAGAGGAGTTCCTTGATCGTGCGAATCCGGAGCCGCTCGAGACGCGCCGCCATCTGCGGCCCGACTCCGCGGAGATATCGCACGGAGTCGGAGAGGGCGCGCATCGCCCGATGCTAGGCGGGCCGTGCTCCCGAAGTCAAACCGCCCCGTGCCCTCGAAGGCCGGCTGCGGTTCCGGACCGCGTCCGCCACGCCCGCGAGCACGCGCGCGAGCCCTTCCACGCGCACGGGCTTCACCAGGAACTCGGA harbors:
- a CDS encoding zinc-ribbon domain-containing protein; translated protein: MTFECTSCHMRYRIDDSILPRGGARVRCRQCSTMILIPAPAVIPPPAMDLIPPPQPPRARPAPPPAPPAAVSAAPVPPPGTPANAPDWLLVDIHPEAPAREAEPPIASEPVGGMAVVGESLGPDSLGLERFTQAAPPPSTGRDPAFEDIGMSVARFETGPAQMAPQPEPVAPSIPRLEVETVARPVSAPQPPYTQPAPPPASYAQPAPPPYAAPAPPPPPAPAAETPRPSYTQPPAAAPAPAPPAAPAPAAPVAPQAPPSRSVPADVIAAPGNVVPLTLGTPIPDGLPPDERARHEKARRLARVLASDIAIYNREKKDRGMQEGNLVAVLGYEIKKSWETYKERVGADFANSTPYFRDALNDMLAEGKKVF
- the recG gene encoding ATP-dependent DNA helicase RecG is translated as MRALSDSVRYLRGVGPQMAARLERLRIRTIKELLFHIPIGYRDRREVTSIARLTPGVEASVLATVARLRPVRRMQGRRDLEGTLRDDSGLLRAVWFNQPYRERALEVGGRYLFSGTVQAFRGLELHNPEFEPADETGPRLHVGRIAPRYALTEGIQERWLRARIRTALDELPEPPEVLLEEWRARFGLPPLGLALERAHFPASPEDVEPARRRLAIEEILALQVALEFARRKHRGRGRAEPLGRGAAGAARFLESLPLELTGAQRRAIAAIGEDLDKDVPMRRLLLGDVGSGKTLVALAAAVRAAAAGHQAAILAPTSVLAEQHAMTAERMLASSGVPFALLTSAVAPSARERALAGFASGAIPVAIGTHALLEREIAFRSLALVVVDEQHRFGVRQRITLTGEGSEGRAAHLLVLSATPIPRSLALTLYGDLDLSILDEKPPGRAPVTTSILPSSSRGALLDLLAGEMARGGRAFVVYPVVEDSETADLRSATTMAAAIDADPRLRAAGVALAHGRLPVEERRAALRRFREGEARVLVATTVIEVGLDVPDATLVVIEHPERFGLAQLHQLRGRVGRAERPGQCVLVPGEAVGENGRARLRVFQTVTDGFRLAEEDLRLRGPGEFLGTAQHGFPEFHAADPMRDTDLIEAAREWSGTLLDRAEKEGEGATVRWIRTHFPEAEQVLGSG